The nucleotide window TTAGGCGGTTCCCCCAATATTtcatatagagagagagagttgagagctatacaaattattacaaaataataatagaaattaaataatgtacaaaacacaattaaataaattcagCTTGGCTAGCATTTGCTCCCATGGAGACTCTACCATATCTTGAACTCTAAGTTCAAGAACCTGCTAGAAGGGAAAatgtaacatatatatatatatatatataatggcaAAACAATCTTAATATCAAATAGCAACAAATTGCTTTCATATATTTAAGCAACACACAtgacattaattattttatacttatGAGCAGGAAACGGATACACAAACATATTCCAACTAATTACAGAAGTATAAAGTCAAGCATAGAACACATATTAAGAAGATTGACCTGGATGcttcctttatttatttcaaacacACAATATTCATAATATATGATGCaagacaaaatttaaattaatgaaGGGGAGCTTACAATTATGCAGAGTATAGTTATCAGCAATGCAGACGAACTCAATCTGATGCTAGACCCGAACACAACAATACCAAGTAAAGAAACACTTAAAATGTTCAGCGATTTCAGAAAAACTTTTTAGAGCAGAGAGTGTTTTATGCTATTGTGGAATGTGTAAGCAAATGTCCGAGTTGTAGAGTGGTGATGTCTATCTTTTATAACTAATTATGAGCCTTATTTATATACTAAAGAGAGGGCACaacataaaaggaaagaaaataattaaggagACATATTTTgggtaatttattttcttaaattacgaAGGAAccaatttaaagaaatgaattgattttcggtcaatcaaatatattttttccttaacaAATAGGGAGTAAAAAAAACAGTACAATTTTTTTACCTTACTCAAACACAATTTTaccaaaataaaacaagtaagaatatgtttcaatttatttaagacGAGCAAATAAGCAATTCAGGATAACCAATTGATGCAATGTATAACTATATAAGGAAAGAAATATTTACATGCATATTAAAgatcatattatatatacttatcATAATATCACAAGTAAGAATCTGTTCCCAACTTAATTAAGACAAAGAAACAGTCAAAATATAGAAGGCAAGGAGAGAATAGACTTATTAAAGGAAAGCAATATTTATGCGTAAATCCAATGTTAAGACATACGATTTCACACACTTATTTCCAGCAATTAACATGTAAACATCTAGCAAATTTTAATTGAGCCAGTAAAATCAACATAGAGTCAACTAGTATAAGATGTGAAACTTATGCCAAAATTTAAGCATACTCACTAAATTAGAAGCAATTAGATTAGTTTATTTCTTTTAACAAGGTCCACTAATCAGATCACTAAACGAGGGGAAATAAGCAAGCACAAACCTTTGATTTTAAGCAAAAGTTTTGATACAGATTTGATCACCTATCATGAATAAAACTTCAATAGTATAGCAATTCGAAGCATACTATAATCCACTCCACGGGACTAAATCATATAACATAATGGTATATTATAAGAATTTAAGAAACAATTTCAAAGAATCACAAATAGTGGCATATGTTTAAGATGAGATAACTTCACATACAATGTTGAAACATGCATTGAAATCAGTCACACTAAAAAACAGAACATACCTTGACGGATCTATTCAGACCTGTCTTTAATGATCTCGAAATTCCTGGAAAAAAAGGGTCCATCAGGCCTTGATGTTGCTGGCTAGAGAATAAAGAAGGTGGAGGCGAGTAGAGGCGGTAGCTGCCTCATTTGGTCGGCGTTGTTTTTGCTTGGTCCTCGCCGGAAAAGGAAGAGAAGGGAGGAGGAGTATCGCCAGATGCTTGCTATCTCCGTGCAGCTGCTGCCATTTCACCAAGCTGCTGGCCGGAGCTCTTGCTGGTTGGAGCTCGCTGTTGTTGACAGAGTTGCTAGCTCTTGGCGGCTGGCTGTTGTCATTGTCGTTCTCATGACTGCTGGCCGGAGAGGAGAAAACAAGTGGGGCTTGAGGCGGAGGCAGCGCTCGCCAGAACCTGATGCTGCCTCGCTGAGCTGTTGGCTTCGTCCTCTTCGTTGCTGGTCGGAAAGGAGGAGAGAGAGAAGGTGTCGGCGTTGGGGTTTCGACGGTGTTGTTGTCTCTCGCCGGAGCAAggaagagagaggagagaggggGCCGCCACTTTGCTTGGAGAggggaggaagaagaagatggaaAAGTGAATGGGTTTNAAGAAGAAGATGTAAAAGTGAAtgggttttaggtttaggagtCTTTTAGGTTAAAATAGGANTATCGCCAGATGCTTGCTATCTCCGTGCAGCTGCTGCCATTTCACCAAGCTGCTGGCCGGAGCTCTTGCTGGTTGGAGCTCGCTGTTGTTGACAGAGTTGCTAGCTCTTGGCGGCTGGCTGTTGTCATTGTCGTTCTCATGACTGCTGGCCGGAGAGGAGAAAACGAGCGGGGCTTGAAGCGGAGGCAGCGCTCGCCGGAACCTGATGCTGCCTCGCTGAGCTGTTGGCTTCGTCCTCTTCGTTGCTGGCCGGAAAGGAGGAGAGAGAGAAGCTGTCGGCGTTGGGGTTTCGACGGTGTTGTTGTCTCTCGCCGGAGCAAggaagagggaggagagaggggGCCGCCACTTTGCTTGGAGAggggaggaagaagaagatgtaAAAGTGAAtgggttttaggtttaggagtCTTTTAGGTTAAAATAGGAAGGTTTAGAGAATTGAATCAGGACCATTGATTTCATAAGAGATGAAGGGCTAGCATTCGATCCAGGATTAAGGACGGTCAAGATTAAAAgctgaaattttaaaatcatattgaattgaattttaaatggctaaaattgaaatgaaatggTGGCTATGGTTGAAATGAGAATTTGAATTGAagtggctagaattgaaagaaattagaatagaataggctaacatttaaatgattttgagggaatttaaagaaatgttatccaattaaaatactacaaatattataacattttGTATAATAGAAATCACTTAAACTTTATaacatttgaaataaaataatttttttgagtttttactaataattttagaaatatCTTAATAGCATTTACGATAATTTTATTGTAGTTAGAATATTAATGTGGTGGTAAAGCTGGACATGGCAAAGGCTTATGACAAAGTTTCTTGGATATTTCTAACGAAAGTCTTGAGAAAATATGGGTTCTCAGAGATCATCATTGACATGGTTTGGAAGTTGGTGTCGAATAACTGGTACTCGATTCTAATTAATGGTCAATCAAATGGTGTTTTCCAATCATCTAGGGGCTTAAAGCAGGGAGACCCCCTATCACTCACTCTATTCATAATTGCAGCCGAAGTACTGATAAGAGGGTTGAATAATTTGCATGAAGATAAAAGCCTCAAGGGATACATGCCCAAGTGGAGTCCTAAAATTGATCACCTTTCATTTGCGGATGATACCATTCTATTTGGCTCAGGGGATAGACATTCGGTAATATAAATGATGAAAATGTTAAGGGAGTATGAGAAAGTCTCGTGTTAGATGATTAAGAAATCTAAAAGCTATTTTTATCTTCATGATAACACACCATTGATAGTTGCAATTAGGTTGAGAAGAATTACAGGGATCAGGCAAGGAACTTCCCTTTTACCTATCTTGGGTGTCTAGTTTTTTATGGCAGGAAGCGAAAGTCTTATTTTGAAGAGTTGATAATAAAGATTGCTAAAAGAGTACTGTCATGGCAAAACAAATTCCTCTCATTCAATGACAAGTATACTTTAATCAGCCATGTGCTTCAATCTCTTCCAGTGTACCTATTATCTTCCATGCATACTCAAAAAAGCGTTATTAACCAAATCCACCAATGTTTTGCAAAATTCTTTTGGGGAAGCAGAAGCCTAAAAGGTAAACACTGGGTAACATGGGAAGACATGTGTCTACCTAAAGATGAAGGAGGGTTGGGGTTCAGGTCCCTCCATACTGTAAATGATGCACTACTTGCAAAGCTTTGGTGGCATTTTAGAGTCTCAACAACATCTCTATGGAGCACGTATATGGGGAATAAGTATTGTAAAAAGCTCCATCCTGTGTTAGCTAAAAGTGTGGGGTCTTCACATGTATGGAGGAAAATGGTGGCCATAAGAGAGGAAGTGGAACATGACATTTGGTGGCAAGTAAAAGCTGGAAATTCCAGGTTTTGGCTTGACAACTAGACTAAACAAGGGGCATTGTATTATACAGAAGGTGAATCTGCCAGGGAGGAGGAAATAGAAGTAAGAGAGTTCATTACAAGTGGGACTTGGAGGATAGAAAAGTTGAAGGAGTACATTTCAGAGGAGATGGTAGAATATATTGTAGAGAGCATCAAGCCCCTCACTTCCGAAACAAATGACAAAGCTTGGTGGATGGGAAATTCAACTGAAATTTTTACTGTTAAATCTGCATATCTTATTTCGAGGCAGAGAAGACAGCCATTGGAGTGGAGGAGTTGCATGTGGATCAAGAGACTACCTTTTAAGATATCGTTCTTTTTGTGGATAGTTTGGAAGAAAAGAATTGCCACAGATGATAATCTAAACAGAATGAGGATGAACATAGTTTCAAAATGTTATTGTTGTGACAAAGGGGAAATGGAGACCATGACACATTTATTACTAACAGCTCCCATAGCCCAACGGCTATGGAAGCAGTTTGTTTCTTGTGCAGGTATTACCATAGCAGGAGAACAATTACATAATGTGATTATGCAATGGTGGGAATATGATGCAAATCCTAAGGTGCAACACATAATGAAAGCAATACCTACAATAATTATGTGGGAACTATGAATGAGGAGGAATGCAAATAGACATGACAAGGAAGTCTCTTTCGATAAAATGTACACTCAATGTCAATCGATAGTACTTATGTTGATAAGAGTTACATATCCTTGGTTACGAAATATCCCTTACCATTGGTCGGGGATGCTTGATTTACTCCAGTAGTATAAACCAGTTCTATACTAGCACATAGTAAAGTGGCTAACACCAGAGGAAGGATAGGTAAAGTGTAATACAGATGGAGCTAGCGAAGGCAATCCGGGAGAAAGCTCTTATGGATTTTGTATAAGAGGGAGTCAAGGAGATCTAGTATACGTTGAAGCACAAAAGATAGGCAACACAACAATCATAGAAGCAAAAATTACAGCAATCTGGAAGGCACTGAGCTACTGGCACTGAGCTACTGCAAGAGGGGTGGGATTACAAACGTCATATTAGAGACAGATTCACGAAGTCTTCGAAATATGATTCAAAGAGAATGAAGGGTACCTTGGAGCTTAATAGAAAGGATAGAGGAGATACATGAGATTATGTCTACACTTAATATAGAGTTAGTGCATATATTCATAGAAGCTAATCAATTAGCTGATCACATCACTAACATATCTATCAATCAGGAAGACATGCGTAGTATCACAGTTTTCAAGATCTACCAAGCAAAGGAAGAAAGATCTTAAACATGGACAAGCAACAAATACCAGCTATCAGAATAAGAACAAGGAAAATCATTATCAGCAGCAAAAATGATATGTAGAGGAGGGACCACAGAGACAACAGAATCACTTAGCTATTACATTTACATAATAGTTGTGGTCAAGACAGGGGCAATATAGCTAAGCAAAAACATCTAGTTAGTCACAACTACTTCAGCCAACAAAGAGTGATATCACCAACAAAAGGGAGAATCGTTGAGCCACATTGTCATGGATTTCATAGTGTACAtgctacaaaaaaaatagaggtTAAAAGAGGAAAATGGAGCAAGTAAATACGGGGTGAAAAACACTGGGACCCTTAGAAACATCTTCAGCAGCGGAGAAATGAATGGAAGAGGCAGCTAGGGAATCAAATTAGGAAACTCTATGTTTTAGGGGATTGGTTTTCACCTGAGATTTGGTCAGTTTTGGACCGACctcttatttgttgtttttgtttgtaaTGGGGTCATTTTGAGTCCATTTGCctttaataataaaatggaCCACCGGTccaaaaattaccaaaaataaaaaaaataaaaaaaataaaaataaataaaaatatgaatacaatttttgcAATTGTCTTCTCTgactctctctttctttcttcttcttctctttcttcttctcctctttctccttctccttctccttctccttcttcctcttcctcttcttcctctttttcatcttcttcctcctcttcctcttcttcttccctcttcttcctcctcttcatgttcctcttcttcttcttcctcctcctcctcttcttcttcttcttcttcttcttcttcttcttcttcttcttcttcttcttcttcttcttcttcttcttcttcttcttcctcttcttcctcctcttcatgttcctcttcttcctattcctcctcctcctcctctttcttcttcttcttcttcttcttccatgtTCCTTTTTTGCGATTTTTTTGTTCACCAAACCCAAATCTGAATCTGTATTCACTTGTGCATTACTAACCCTTTAAGCAAAACtcgaaattattaaatatgaatgtattaaaaatcaaacaatatatatgaTGTATGAATGCCAATGTAGTTTATTACAATCTACTAAAtctcaaatatgaaaataaaatcacaaaaaatatcGAATAATAGTGTTTAAAAGACGAAAAATTCGAAATAcataaaataggaaaatttgataaaatacttgatgaatatgaaaaCAAACTCATAAAAAATCGAATAATATGTTTAAAAGACGAAAAATCcgaaatacaaaatacttggtgaatataaaaataaaatcacaagaAATCTCATAAAATACTTGTTGACTTCGAATTTACCTTTATCAATGGGTGAAcaatttattgaattaattgCGAGATTTCTTGAAAAAAAGTATAAACTTCCAAGAGTTGATTTTCTTGAATAAGTAAAGGAGGTAACAATGGTGAAAAAGGGAAGAGAGAGAAAGGAGTAATTTGGGGTAAACCTGGAAAGGGGGGGGGGTAAGTGGGTAATggggtatttttttttaaaaaaattattgtataataaagttaaaaaaatggtccaaTATGGGcctgatttgaaaaataaaaggaaagaagattAGTTATATTATgatacaatttattttctaaaatattaacatattgacatttttaatgattattttaaagtgtagatatttttaataattatgattAGGGTTGTTCATGATTATggttaaaaaaatcaaaccgaaccgcaatccgaaccaaaccgatttaaaaaattgatttttggttaggtttgatttttaaattttgaaaaccgatactatttggtttggttttgattttattaaaaaacaaccgcaaaaataaccaaaccggaccgataaattttataattatttatatattattcataaataaattaaaaatattttgttaaaatttaattaacctaagtctttaactttaccattttctcaaGCCCAACACTTTAGCCCAACTATAACAATCCTCAGTCCAAGTCCATCAGAattcattttagtctttacctaccatacttcacataaaatagtcacactttctcttaattgaatcatTCTTTCCGTGTAATGATAATTCTAGTGTTGcttaattgcttaattgaatCGACATTAGTTTTTTTGTGGATTGTTCATTGACTTGGTGTTTGTGCCTATCGAGATACGTACGtcctcaaaaaaaatattactttcaaATCGAATAAACCagaaaaactgaaccaaatcgaACCAAAACCGACAATAATCAAAccgacaattatttttttcgtttgatttagttttagaaatttaaaaaaccgactaaattggtttgattttggttttaatCAATAACCGATTCAAACTGAATCACGAACACTCCTGATTATGATAGAAATTGTgactagtttgctaattttcccaaaataaattgtgtagttagttaatttttccaaaaaataaaatagtactcTATAATTTTTGCCACGTCAAGAGAATGGGCCCATAGTTCCACAAAATATAAACCTTCTCCAATAACTACGCGGATTTCAACAATCTTAAAAAACAAGTATTTTAGGGCTAAAATTCTGTTCCAAGAACAATACAATACCATTATACTTTCACTCAGCTGCGCCTTTTTACTCctcattacttttttttaccTTTGTCTTTTGATCATGGAGAACGACGTCGACATGTACGATGGAACCGACGTAGACTCCGCCGGCGATGACTTCTACGGCGACGATGGCCTCATCAACGGTGGAGACAGTGGCTCGGAGTCTTCCGGCGATGATATCATCGATAATGATCTTGATGATCTTCCTTGTGACAAaaactatgtcgttttgtcCGATGATGATATCGGTCGTCTCATGGATGATGATATCTCTAAGGTTTCTTCTGTTCTCTCTGTTTCCAGAACTGATGCATCTGCTTTACTCCGTCGGTATAACTGGAGTGTGAATAAAGTTCATGAAGAATGGTTTGCCGATGAATCCAATGTTAGAGAAACTGTTGGCTTGAAAATTCAGGAGAAAGTTGTTCAATTTCGGGACTCAAAGGAGGTATCTTGTGGAATTTGCTTTGAGGATTATTCTTCTGATGGAATTTTGGCGTCTGCTTGTGGTCATCCTTTTTGTGTTGAATGTTGGAAAGGGTATATTAGTAATTCAATAGCTGATGGTCCTGGATGTTTGAATTTGCGATGTGCAGAACCATCTTGTAAAGTTGCTGTTGCACAGGATATGATTGATCGATTAACGTCTGATGATGATAAAAAGAGGTACTATGGATTTCTTTTTCGTTCTTATGTTGAGGAAAATAGGAAGATTAAGTGGTGTCCTGCTCCGGGATGTAATTTTGCAGTTGAATTTGATATAGGGAGTGATAATTGTGAAGTTATATGTGGCTGTTcgaattatttttgttggagtTGTACGGAGGAAGCTCATAGTCCGGTTGATTGTGATATGGTGGTTAAGTGGATGGAGAAAAATAATGCAGAATCAGAGAACACAAATTGGATTCTGGCTTACACAAAGGCTTGTCCTAAATGCAAGAGGCCGATTGAAAAGAATGAAGGGTGTATGCGTATGACTTGTCGAGACCCTTGCAAGTATCAGTTTTGTTGGTTGTGTCTTAATTCTTGGTCAGTTCATGGTTATAATTCATGTAACAAGTACACGCCAGGGAATGAAGATgaccaaaagaaagaaatggcCAAGCAATCTATTGAGAAGTACACTCATTATTATGAGAGATGGGCTGCTAATGAGAAGTCAAGGAGAAAAGCTGTAAAAGATTTGAAGAGAATGGGGGAAGTGAATGTTAAGGAGCTGAGTGAATTGCAATCCATACCAGAGACACAATTGAAGTTCATCTTAGAAGCATGGAAGCAGATTGTTGAGTGTAGGAGAGTGTTGAAGTGGACTTATGCTTATGGGTTTTACTTGCCTGATGAGGAGCAAACGAAAAGGCAGTTTTTTGAGTATTTGCAAGGCCAGGCAGAGGCTGGTTTGGAGAGGCTTCACCTTTGTGCAGAGAAGGAACTGGAGATTTACCTGAATGTTGAAGAAGGTAATTCCAAAACATTTGATGATTTCCGTATAAAGCTTACTAGTCTGACTAGTGTGACTAGGAATTACTTTGAGAATTTAGTTAGAGCACTTGAGAATGGTCTTGAAGATGTTGATTCGCAAGGAGCTCTTGGAAACATAGCAACGAGCTCTAAAACCCCAGCTGTGAGCAGCAAACGGACCAACTCGAAAAAATTATTACTAGGTGGGGACAGAATGCTCGTCAAGGAAAGAGCTGAGAAAATTATGACCATCATGAGAACTAGAAATGCAAAACTACCTAGTACTAACAGCACTGCAAGCTCGAAACATGTCTTAGTTCCTGGTGGAGGACATACGAATAGGGCCAATAATCTTGATATAAGAGAAGACAACACTGTGAGAACATCAAAAAGTCCATTTGAAGCTTGGGGCGTCAAATTTAAGGAATCAAAAGAGACACCTGTAGCCACAAGGAGTTTTACTTTGGGCCCACAGTTTTTACAAAGAGCTGGGGTGAACAGCACAACCAGCTCGAGTAATTTACAGCTAGCTGGTGGCAGAAAGTTAATGAACATTGGAGCGGGCAGTGTGAAAAACTTGGCAAATGCGCATGTGGATGGAAGCAACAAACTCACTCTGTCTAAAACTCCACAGGTGGCAGGAAGCAACAAACTCGCTCTGTCTAAAACTCCACATGTAGCTGGAAGCGACAACCTCACTCTGTCTAAAACTCCACATGTGGCTGGGGTGAGCAGCACAACCAGCTCGAGTAATTTACTGCTAGCTGGGGGCAGAAAGCTAATGAACATTGGAGCAGGCAGTGTGAAAAACTTGGCAAGTGTACATGTGGATGGAAGTAACAATCTCACTATGTCTAAAACTCCACATGTGGCTGGAAGCAACAACCTCACTCTGTCTAAAACTCCACATATGGCTGGGAGTAGCAGCAGAATAGATGGTGGGAAAAAGCACAGGAAAACAAATACTGGG belongs to Solanum stenotomum isolate F172 chromosome 1, ASM1918654v1, whole genome shotgun sequence and includes:
- the LOC125867420 gene encoding probable E3 ubiquitin-protein ligase ARI7 is translated as MENDVDMYDGTDVDSAGDDFYGDDGLINGGDSGSESSGDDIIDNDLDDLPCDKNYVVLSDDDIGRLMDDDISKVSSVLSVSRTDASALLRRYNWSVNKVHEEWFADESNVRETVGLKIQEKVVQFRDSKEVSCGICFEDYSSDGILASACGHPFCVECWKGYISNSIADGPGCLNLRCAEPSCKVAVAQDMIDRLTSDDDKKRYYGFLFRSYVEENRKIKWCPAPGCNFAVEFDIGSDNCEVICGCSNYFCWSCTEEAHSPVDCDMVVKWMEKNNAESENTNWILAYTKACPKCKRPIEKNEGCMRMTCRDPCKYQFCWLCLNSWSVHGYNSCNKYTPGNEDDQKKEMAKQSIEKYTHYYERWAANEKSRRKAVKDLKRMGEVNVKELSELQSIPETQLKFILEAWKQIVECRRVLKWTYAYGFYLPDEEQTKRQFFEYLQGQAEAGLERLHLCAEKELEIYLNVEEGNSKTFDDFRIKLTSLTSVTRNYFENLVRALENGLEDVDSQGALGNIATSSKTPAVSSKRTNSKKLLLGGDRMLVKERAEKIMTIMRTRNAKLPSTNSTASSKHVLVPGGGHTNRANNLDIREDNTVRTSKSPFEAWGVKFKESKETPVATRSFTLGPQFLQRAGVNSTTSSSNLQLAGGRKLMNIGAGSVKNLANAHVDGSNKLTLSKTPQVAGSNKLALSKTPHVAGSDNLTLSKTPHVAGVSSTTSSSNLLLAGGRKLMNIGAGSVKNLASVHVDGSNNLTMSKTPHVAGSNNLTLSKTPHMAGSSSRIDGGKKHRKTNTGASLIIKLDDDDLGEASSATGASLTQKFIADFEGWACDSCTFLNADSTTTCLMCSEDASGSWECEKCTFLNKKHASTCQICEHRK